In Nocardia sp. XZ_19_385, the sequence CGTGGCCCGCGCCGACGGCGTCACCCAGGGTTCGGAGATCGCCATTCCGGCCAAGCCCGGCCAGGCGTTCGTGGTGAAGGAACGGCGGCTGCCCGGCACCTACACCGTCGACGCGGTCGCCGTGGACGGCAGCACCGGGCAGGTCACCGACCGGCTCGCCTACGCCGATTGGCCCCTGATGGCCAAGCTCACCAACTGGGGCATCGCCTTCCACATGGGCCTGCTGTTCGGCCTGCCGAACCAGCTGCTGCTGCTGGTGGCGATGGTCGGGCTGATCTTCGTGATCTGCTACGGCTACCGAATGTGGTGGCAGCGCAGACCCACCCGGGGCGGTTCGGCGTTCGGCCGGGCGCCGCGCCGAGGCGTGCTGCGCAAGACCTCGCCGTGGATCACGGTGCCGCTCGTCGTGGCGGCCGCCGGTATCGGCTGGTTCATACCACTCGTCGGCCTCAGCCTAGTCGCCTTCCTGGTCGTCGACGTGCTCGTCGGTCTGACGCAACGCGCACGCCCCACCTCCGCGTAACTCCCCCCACCGCCCCAGTACCTCAGGGTGAACGCCGAGCGAAGCGAGGCAAGCCCGAAGCAGTGCGGCACCGGGGAAGCGAAGCGCCCCCGGTGCCCCTCCGGACTCAGTAGGCGGGACGAAAGCCGAGCGCCAGCGAGGCTTCGTCCCGACTACTACTCGTCGGATTCCACCGGCACCTGATCCGGGACCACCGGCCGGAGCGCGGCCCAGCCGATGAACAGCAGTCCGGCGGCGAGCATGCCCAGACCGGCCCACAGGTTGATGTTCCAGTCGCCGGTCTTGGCCTTCTCCGCGGCGGTATTGGCGACCAGCCCGGTGATGGTGAGGATGATGCCGTAGAGAGCCAGCAGCGCGCCGACGATGGTGCGGATGTCGAAAAGCATTGCGGGACTCCTTTATCCGGCGAGCACGTTGAGGACGATGACGAGTACCAGCGCGATCCCCGCGAGCAGGACGGGGCGCTGGTACCAGGGCAGCGAGGCCTGTTCCGGGTCGGTGCGCATCTCCTCGGGAGTTTCGGAGTACACCAGGCCGACCAGCTCGGCCGCGGGCTTGGGCTGCGTCACCATGGTGACGGCGACGCTGACCACGATGTCGACGGCGAAGGCGACACCGGCGGCCACGAAGCTGGCGCCCTGGCCGGACAGGGTGAACACGCCCGCCTCGTGCATCAGGAAAACGGTTACGGCGGACAGCGTTCCGCAGACCAAGCCCATCCAGCCCGCGGTCGGCGTCATCCGTTTCCAGAACATGCCGAGGATGAACGTCGCGAACAGCGGGGCGTTGAAGAAGCTGAACAGTGTCTGCAGGTAGTCCATGATGTTGCTGAAGTTGCCGGCGATCATCGCGGTGAAGATCGCCGCGAAGGTGGCGCCGACGGTCGCCATGCGCCCGACGGTCAGGTAGTAGTGATCGGGTTTTTCCTTGACCACGTACTGCTGCCACAGGTCGAAGCTGAACACGGTGTTGAAGGCGGAGATGTTGGCCGCCATACCCGCCATGAACGCCGCGAGCAGACCCGCCAGGCCGACGCCCAGCAGCCCGTTCGGCAGCACCTCTTTCATCAGGTACAGCAGCGCGTCGTTGTACTTGACGTCTCCGCTGTAGTCCGGATCCGCCGCCTTGGCCTGCTTGAACTCCGCCATCTGCGGCACCAGCACCGCGCTGATCATGCCGGGGATCACCACGATCAGCGGGATGAACATCTTCGGGTACGCGCCGAGGATGGGTGTGCGCCGCGCCGCCGAGATCGAGTGCGTCGCCAGGGCGCGCTGCACCTCGACGAAGTTGGTGGTCCAGTACCCGAACGACAGCACGAACCCGAGCCCGAACACGATGCCCAGCACCGACAGGAAGTTGTCGGTGAATCCGCTGAGCTCGTTGCCCGGCCACGAACTCAACTGTGCCGAGCCGCCCGGTGACCCGGAAACCTTGTCCTTCAAGCCGTCCCAGCCGCCGACCCGGTGCAGACCGACCAGCGTCAGCGGCAGCAGCGCCGCCACGATGACGAAGAACTGCAGCACCTCGTTGTAGATCGCGGCCGAGAGCCCGCCGAGGGTGATGTAGGACAGCACGACTACCGCCGCGACGATCACCGAGATCCACAGCGGCCAGCCGAGCAGCACGTTCACGATGGATCCGAGCAGATACAGGTTCACGCCCGCGATGAGCACCTGCGCGATCGCGAAACTCAGCGCGTTCACCAGATGTGCGCCGGTGCCGAACCGCCGGCGCATGAACTCCGGCACGCTGCGCACCTTGGAGCCGTAGTAGAACGGCATCATCACCACGCCGAGGAACAGCATGGCCGGCACCGCGCCGATCCAGAAGTAGTGGAAGGTCGGGAACCCGAACTGGGCGCCGTTGGCCGACATTCCCATGATCTCGACCGCGCCGAGGTTCGCGGAGATGAACGCCAGACCGGTCACCCACGCGGGCAGCGACCGCCCCGACAGGAAGAAGTCGATACTGCTGGACACCCTCGACCTGGCCAGCAGGCCGATCCCGAGGACGAACACGAAGTACAAGGCGACCAGCGCGTAGTCGACCGGCGCGGCGTCCAGCCGCAGTTGCCCGTCGGCCAAAAACTGTCCAGTCGAAGCGGTTACGTTCACGGGTGAGTCGGCAAGCGGCACAGCGTCGTCCCTCCTGGCGGTGAAACCTGGCGTCGAGCATGGTCCTGCGAGTGCGGTTCCCGCCGGACATTCTCGGCTGCCATCTACTGTGCGCGCCCGCGCCGCGCCGCAAGACCACATTCGGCGATAAAGCTGGTCAGTTGGTTAGTGACGCCCGGGACGGTCCCGCGCCGTTCGAACAACCGTCCTATGACGTGACCAATCCCACACGAAAACCCTACGGCGGCAACGGTATCGGAGCCGTCCCCAGCGACACGCCGGGTGAGCATTGGATTCTCCGAGACCCCGCGCGGGATCGCGGATCGTGACGCAGAGTCAATTTGACGCAAAATCGACCTGCAAAATGGGTCGGATGTTTCAGTGGGAGGGCACTATGATTCACACAACCCCACGCAGCGGCTTACTCGGGCTGCAGTGGATCGATCGACGACTACGCCCGCCCCTCGGCCGGATACGCGCCGCACATACCGGCGTGCCCTCCGACGACGGGGCGCCACTGACGATCGAGATCGGCGCCGCGACCGGGGTCGGGCCGACGATGATGTCGGCTTTCGATGCGGCGCTTCGTGAGCTGGGAGTGGGTGATGCCAACTTGATTCGGCTGTCCTCCGTGATCCCGCCACGCGCCGTGCTCGAACGCGGTGAACGCGTACGCAAGCCGATCGCATGGGGTGATCGGCTTTACTGTGTCTATGCCGTACAGCATGCGACCGAGGTCGGGGTGTCCGCGGCCGCTGGAATCGGCTGGGTCCTGCGTGATGATGGTTCCGGCGCAGGGCTTTTCGTGGAGCACGAAGCGGAGACACCCGAGGAGGTCGAGCATTTGATCCGAACCAGCCTACACGATATGACCGCTAATCGCCCCGAAAGCTTTGGGCCCGTTCAGCTTTCGATCACCGCGACGAGGTGCGCCGGGGACCCGGCCTGCGCGTTGGTGCTGGCGGCCTATCACACGACACCGTGGAGCTGAGATGGTCGAACCCGAGCCTCGAGTCACCATCGAGACCGAGATTCCCGAAGACCAGATCGAGCAGTTCGCCAAGCTCTACGAGGACGCTTTCGGCCCGATGCGTACCCGGGCGGTCGCGCGGCAAGTGTTGCATCCCGAGGAATTCCACGCCGAAATGGTCGACCCCCGCATACAAAAACATGTGGCGCGCAACACAACCGGCGAGCCGATCGGTCTCACTACGCTGACCCGGCATCTGGAAACAGTGCCGTGGATCAGCCCGGATTACTTCCGGGCGCGTTTTCCCGAACACGCCGCCCGAAACGCGATCTACTATGGGGGTTTCACTCTTGTGACCCCAAGTGCACGACAAGGGGCCACATTTCATGCCATGATCAAATCAGTTGTCCAGGTTTTGGTGGCCGAGCGCGCCGCGGTCGGTTGGGACATCTGCTCATACAACAACACTCACCGATCGATCATCGACCGCATGCGGGCGATGGGCGACCGGCTGGCGAACGTCGAAGTCGCGGTGGAGGATTCTCAGACCTATTACGCCGCGCTGTTCACCGAGGACGGAGCGACCAAGGGGGGCTGATGACAGTCAGCGAAGAGCAAGCGACGAACGAACCAATTTTCTTCGGAATGCCCTGGTGCGCGCTGCTTCTGGTAGGCGCATCCGCGATGATCGCCCTGCCGCTGGTCATCGATTCCCAGGCCCTGGCGTTGCTGACCGTGCTGGTCGTCGTCGGGTCCGCACAGGTCATGATCGCGATCGGGCTGCGGCGGCACCGGCCCGCCCAACCGCTGCCCTGGTACCTGCTGTTCGTATCGGCAGGACTGTCCGGCGTGGGGACCGCACTTCGCGAATTCACCTCGGATTCAGTGAGTCCGTTCGACGATTTATTCACCCTGGCAGGGTATTGCGGTATCGGGGTCGCCGCGACGCTCTGGCTCCGGCCGCGCCAAGTCCGCGGAAATTACGATCTGCTGCTCGATTCCGCGCTGATCGGACTCGGCGCACTCCTGGCGTCCTGGACATTCCTGATCTCACCAATCCTGCAAACGGGCGCGAACACGGCCGATACCGCCGCCGCGGCCATCTATCCGGTGCTGGACGCGTTGCTACTCACCCTGGTCGCGCATTCGGTGGCCACCTCGGCGCGGTCGGATACCTCCCTGCGGCTACTGCACGTCGCGCTGTTCGCCATGCTGGTCGGCGATCTCGGCTACAGCCTCGACACCGTCGGCACCGCCACCTTCGGGCACGAGGTGCTGGTAACGCCGCTGCTGATCGGGTACGCGATCGGCGGCGTCGCGGCACTGCACCCGACGATGACCTACATCGGCGGCCAGCGCCGGATCCACCCGCATCATTCCCGGCAGCGGGCCAGTTTCATCGCGGTCGCGCTGATCGTGGCATCCCTGGTGCCGGTGGTGGGTTCGGGCCTGGGCACGGTGGACCGGGTGGTGGTGTCGTCGTTGTTCGCGCTCTTGCTCATCGGGGTGCTGGTGCGCAGCGAGCGGGCGATCCAGCGCAGCCAGCGCAGTGAACGCCGCGCGCAATACCAGGCCGACCACGACATGCTCACCGGCCTGCTGAACCGAGCCGCACTGCTGCGCGCCCTCAACCGCAACAGCGAGCACTGGGCCGGGCAACCGCTGTGCCTGCTGTTCATCGACCTGGACGGCTTCAAGGGCGTCAACGACAGCTACGGGCACGCGGTCGGCGACGAGCTGATCGCCAACGCCGCCTCCAGGATTCGGCGGGTGGTGCGCCGCGACGACGTGGTCGCCCGCTACGGCGGCGACGAATTCGTGGTGCTGGCGCCGCTGGGACGGCAGGAGGCCGCGATGCTGGCCGAACGGCTGCTGGGCGCGTTCGTGCGGCCGTTCGAGTTGAGCGCCGGTGAGGTGCCGATCACCACCAGCGTCGGCATCGCCTGTACCGGCCCGCGCACGTCGGATGCGAGCATCTACGACTTGATCCGGGAAGCGGATTCGGCGATGTACCACGCCAAGGAGTACGGGCTGGGGTACGCCTTCCACGACGATATGCGCCACACCGCCACCCCGGCGAGCACCTGGAAGACCCAGCAGCCGGTCAGTCGCCGTGGCGTCGCGACACCGGCGCCGGCACCCGCGGAAGCCGGGCGCCGGAGTTGGCGCCCGGCTTCCCGGACAACGAGTACCGCGGTCTAACGCTCAGTGAGCCGACACTCAGTCGGCGAGTTCGTCCAGTAGCCGACGGGCCTGTTCGAGTTCGGCCTGTAAAGCGGCGACCTTCTGTTCCTGCACCTGCCGGGCCGCGTCCAGAATGCCCGAAACCACCTCGGCGACTTCGGGATGCAGGATCTTGGCGGCCTGGGCCACCGCGGAGCTCTGCACCGGCAACCCGCGCACCGTGCGCTTCTTGCCGTTGATCACCTCGACGGTCCATTCGCCGTCGGAGGTGCCGTTCAGCGTCACGGTGACCTCGGGGGCCTTCGCCTTGCGGACCGCGGTGGACTTGACCGGCTTGGCGGCGGCCGGTTTCGCGGCAGCCTTGGCATCGGTGCCCGATTCGCCCGATTCCGGCTGCGCGCCAATCGGTTTCATGATGTCTGCCACCGGGGCGGGGGCGGGCTGGTTCGCAGCGCTCGACATGGTCGACGGCTGGGTCACAGTGGATTCCTTCCTGGTTGACTTCGGCTGAGCAGTTCTCGAGCTGGCCGCCTTCTCGGGATTACGCGGCGGCTTGGTCAACGTCACTTCGGTGGGAGAGAAGGACAGTACATCTTTCGATCCGGTCGGGCGGACCTGGAGAAAATCTCCGTCGGCCGGGTCGCCGAGCGCTATCACTTTGCCGGACCGGCCCTCCGGCACGCCGACCGCGGCAGCGGTGAACCACACCATCGGTGGACGGCCGCCTGCGATGTCCGAGGCGATCTGTTGAATCTCCGTGTCCGACAATGGCTTGGGCTTGGTCCTGGGGGACGGCATGATGCACTCCGAGCGGTTTGGTGACTGACTGCGGTTCGTCGTGAAGGGCTGCGTGCACAGATGATGCCGCACCGCACCGACAGATTTGCACCGCGTTGCCGAATCGAGCATTCGCACAGCTGTCCGAAGAGTTGCGCACGCACATATCCCAAGCTTCAGCAAACTCTCAGTTACATTCAAGCCATCGTCCGACGTGAAGACAGCAGGAGGAGTTCCATGCGCAGAATCGCCGGCGTCACACCCCTGGTCATTGCCGCGGTCGTCTCGATCCCGGCGTGCGAACGGGACCAGGACGACGCCGTCGTGCCGGCCGATCTGGTGGGCCAGCACGACATCGCGACCGAGCACGGGGGAACCACGGTGGCGCCTACGCCCGCACCGGTTATCCCGGTCGCGATCGCGAACTGCCAGCGCCGGCGCGAGGTTCGGCCTGCCGCGATCGTCCTCACCTGCGCGGACAACAACATGATCATCGATCGGATCACCTGGGACAGCTGGACCGACACCGGCGCCTTCGGCCGCGGCATGGAGTCGCGCAGCGTGTGCCATCCGGATTGCGCCTCGGCGCCGCGGCAATCGTTCCCGGTCGCCATCGAGCTGACGATGCCGCTCGACGGCATCTTCACCACCCTGACCAAAACCCCCGATGGCGGCGCCCCGGAGGTCCTGCCACTTTCCGGCTAACGCGGTGCTTGTAAAGCGGGGAACCAAATATCGGTGAGCACCTCGGCCGCCTGCGCCGCGGTGACATCGATCGTGCCCTGCATGGCCCAGCGCGTGAAGAACCGTTCCAATTGGGCCACAAGCAGTTCCACGCGAAGCCGGGCCTCGTCTTTGCGGTCGGCGGGCCAGCGCGCCAGATACGAGGTCATGGCATTGGGCAGCGCGAGGATGCCCTGCTTGGCGATCTCCCGGAACTCCGGCTCCAGCGCGGTGGCCTCATCCCAGGCCGGCAGTAGGTCCTTGTATTCCTGGAACCATTCGATGGCGCGCGTCATCCAGGCGACGAACTCCGCGCGCGAACCGGTGTCGAGTACCCGGTCCAGATCCTCATAGAAGTGCAACGCGCTCGGCGCGGTGCTCTGTTCGGCTACCGCGCGCAGGATGTCGAGCTTGCCGGTGAAGTGCAGATAGAAGGTGGCACGGCTGCAACCGACGGCGGCGGCGATGTCGTCGACCCGGACAGACGCGTAACCCTGGCCGCTGAACAGGGCTTTCGCACCCTCGATCAACTTGGCTCTGGTCTGCAGTTTCTGTTCGTCGCGCAAGCTCGCCTTAGTCACACTGGACATCATGTCACTCACTAGACAGCGCGTCTAGCCAGTGTTACTTTGTTGCCTACGTCACTCCGGGACCAACGGCTCTCGGCGACGGCAGCTTTCAGATGAGGATCACCGACTTGACTCCACAGAATTTTCCCCGGGTCTGCGTCATCGGCGCCGGGCCGTCCGGGATCACCGCCGCGAAACGCCTGCACGAGTACGGCATTCCGTTCGACTGCTTCGAGGCCTCCGACGAGGTCGGCGGGAACTGGTATTTCAAGAATCCGAATGGCATGTCCGCCTGCTACCAGAGCCTGCACATCGATACCTCCAAGTTCCGCTTGGCTTTCGAGGACTATCCGGCCCCGGACGACTGGCCGGATTTCCCGCACCACTCGCAGCTGTTCGAGTACTTCAAGAATTACGTGGACCATTTCGGCCTGCGCGACAAGATCACCTTCAACACCAAGGTGACGGCGGCCGAACGCCAATCCGATGGCTCCTGGCTGGTCACCACCAGCGATGGCCGCGCCCGCGGCTACGACGCGCTGATCGTCTGCAACGGGCACCACTGGGATCCCCGGACACCGGACTATCCGGGCAAATTCGATGGCGTGCTGATGCACAGCCACGCCTACAACGACCCGTTCGACCCGGTGGATATGCGCGGGAAGAAGGTCGTGGTGGTCGGCATGGGCAACTCCGGGCTGGATATCGCCTCCGAGCTGTCCCGGCGCTATCTCGCCGAAAAGCTCATCGTCTCGGCCCGGCGCGGGGTGTGGGTGCTGCCGAAATACGTGAACGGCACGGTCGGCGACAAGCGGAGCATGCCCGCCTGGATGCCGCGCAAGCTCGGCCTGAAGCTCCGGCAGCGGTTCGTGCGAAAGTTCCGCGGGGACATGGAGTTCTACGGTCTGCCCAAGCCGGACCACGAGCCGTTCGAGGCGCACCCCTCCGCCAGCGAGGAGTTCCTCTACCGCGCCGGTTGTGGCGATATCGCCTTCAAACCGGCCATCATCGCGCTCGAGGGTTCGCGGGTGCGGTTCGCCGACGACAGCACCGAAGAGGTGGACGTGATCGTCTGCGCCACCGGGTATCACATCAGCTTCCCGTTCTTCTCCGACCCGGAACTGTTGCCCGACAGCGACAATCGACTACCGCTGTTCAAGCACATGATGAAACCCGGCGTGGACAACCTTTTCTATCTCGGCCTGGCCCAGCCACTTCCGACGTTGGTGAACTTCGCCGAACAGCAGAGCAAGCTGGTCGCGGCCTACCTCACCGGCAAGTACCTGCCGCCGTCGGAGCAGGAGATGCACACGACCATCGAGGCGGACGAACAAGCCAAACGCGAGCGTTACTACAACTCTCCGCGGCACACGATCCAGATCGAATTCGAACCGTATGTGCGCGACATGATCAAGGAAATGGCCCGGGGCGCCAAGCGTGCCGCGGCCACGGGGAACGCACTGCCGGTCCCCGTTCGCGTTCTCGAGCCGGCGGAGTAGACCGATGACATCGACCACGGGAACCACCGCGGGATCATGCACCGACCAATTCGCCGGTCTCCGAGCGGAATTGGCGAACCAGCTCGCCTCCGGCGCGGAGCTGGGCGCCTCGATCGCCGTCGTCGTCGACGGCGAGCCGGTCGTCGACATCTGGGGCGGTCACCTCGACCTGGAACGCACCCGGCCCTGGGAATCCGACACCATCGTCAACGTCTTCTCCATCAGCAAGACCATGACCGCGCTGTCCGCGCTGCTGCTCGTCGACCGTGGCGCGCTGGATGTGTACCAGAAGGTTGCGCACTACTGGCCAGAATTCAAGGCAAATGGCAAGGGCGACATCGAGGTTCGGCACATCCTCGGTCACACCTCCGGAGTGTCGGGGTGGCAGCCACCGATCGAGATCGCGGACATCTACGACGCCGAGGCCGCCGCCGCGCGGCTGGCCGCCCAGCCACCGTGGTGGGCGCCGGGTACCGCGTCGGGCTACCACTGCCTCAACTACGGGCACCTGGTCGGCGAAGCGGTACGTCGCATCACCGGACGCACGCTGGGCGCCTTCTTCGCCGACGAGCTGGCCGGGCCGCTGGGCGCGGATTTCCACATCGGCACCGGTCCCGAACATCGGGAGCGCATCGCGACGTTGATCCCGCCGCCCGCACTGGAATTCGATATGTCGCTGCTCGATCAGGAAAGCATCCTGGTCAAGACGCTCACCAGTCCCCTGCTCGACGTCGAGGCCATGACACCGACACCGGAGTGGCAGCAGGCCGAAATCGGCGCGATCAACGGGCACGGCAACGCCCGTTCGGTGGCCCGGTTGCAATCGCTGGTCTCCAACGGAGGCACCCTCGACGGACGAGAGTTCCTGTCCGGCAAGACCATCGATCTCATCTTCGAACAGCAATCCGACGGCCTCGACCATGCGCTGATGGTGCCGCTGCGGTTCGGCATCGGCTACGGGCTGCCGCAGCGGCAGACCGCGCCGGAGGTCCCGGAGGGCCGGGTGTGCTGGTGGTCCGGGTACGGCGGGTCCATCGTCGTCAACGACCTGGATCGCCGAATGACCTTCGCCTACACCATGAACAAGATGGAACCCGGGATCATCGGGTCGGCCCGGGCGGATGCGTATCTGCGGGCCACCTACGCGGCGGTGACCGCATGAGAGCGCTACAGCTGACCGGACCCGGCACCCTCGAGATGCGTGAGATTCCGGTTCCCGACATCGGCCCGACCGACTTGCTGCTGCGCGTCGGCGCCGCCGGCATCTGCCATTCCGACCTGCATGTCCTGCAGCTTCCGTTCAAACTCCGGGACGATCCACTCACCCTCGGGCACGAGATCGCCGGAACCATCGAGGCGGTCGGCGGCAATGTCGACGGCCGGACCGTCGGCGAACGCGGATTGGTCTACCTGTGCTGGTCCTGCGGGACCTGCCGGGAATGTGTGAGCGGCAACGAGAATGTGTGCCTCGCCGCCGGCCGGGTGGCGATGCCACCTTGCCCCGGGCTCGGTCCCGACGGTGGCATGGCCGAGTACATCCGCATTCCCGCAAGCTCTTTCGTGCCCATCGGCGATCTGGACTTCTTGCAGGCCGCGCCGCTCGCGGACGCCGCGCTCTCCAGCTACCACGCGATCGAAGGCGCCCGGGCACAGCTGCGGCCGGGCTCGACGGCGGTGGTCATCGGCATCGGCGGGCTGGGACATGTCGCGGTGCAGATCCTTACCGCCACGACCGCCACCCGCGTCATCGCTGTCGATATCGCCGCGGAGAAGCTGGAACTGGCGGCCCGCTGCGGCGCGGCCGAAGGCCTGCTGTGCGACACCGGCACCGCCCAGGCGATCCTGGATCGCACCGGCGGACGCGGCGCCGACGCGGTGTTCGATTTCGTCGGCATCGATTCGACCGCGAACCTCGCCGTCGAATCGGTAGCGCCCAACGGCGCCTACCGGATGATCGGCCTCGGCGGCGGCGCACCGGAGATCACCGCGGGACCGGCCGGCGGCCCGGGCTGGCCGTGGGGCGCTTCGGTACGAAAGTCCTACGGCGGCACCAAATCCGATTTGATCAGTTCGGTGGCGCTGGCCCAATCCGGCGCGGTGCGGGTCGAAGTCGAACGCTTCGATCTGGCCGACGGCCGCGAAGCTTTGGACCGCTTGGACAAAGGGCTCATCCAAGGCCGCGCCGTCCTGGTGCCCTGACCAGATTTCGCTGCACAGCATTGCTAGCCAAGAGGAAGTTTCATGACCAAACCTGTTGACCTCCAGGCGATGGCGGCCCAGATCGCCGGACGCTTGACCGGCCCGGGCGGGCCCTTCGAAATCGCCGTCGAAGATGTACTCGGCGCGAAGATCCCCGTACTCAAGGACCGCAAGAAGTCGCTGGCCGACGTGCTGGCGGCATCCGCGGCGCTGGGCGACCGCGAGTACCTGGTCACCGAAGACCGCCGGATGACCTACGCCGAGCACAAGACCGAGGCCGTCGCGCTGGCCTGGGCGCTGCAGGAACGCTACGGCGTCCGGCAGGGTGACCGGGTCGGGCTCCTCGCGGCGAACACCATCGAATGGGTGGTGTCCTTCTGGGCGACACAACTTCTCGGCGCCATCGCCGTCGGCTACAACGCCTGGTGGACACCCCGCGAGATCAGCTACGGCCTCGAGCACGCCACCCCCAAGGTGCTGATCGCCGACGCCAAACGGGCGGAGCGGCTGGCCGGGCTGACCACCGATATTCCAGTGCTGACCATGGCGGACAACCTCCCGGCGCTGATCGAGGAGTTCTCCGGCCACCACGACGCACTGCCCGAGGTACAGGTCGGCGAGGACGATCCAGCCGTCATCCTCTACACCAGCGGCACCAGCGGCCGACCCAAGGGCGCAGTACATTCACAGCGAAACCTGTTGTCCGTCATCGACTATCACCGATTCAACGATGCGATGGCCGCGGCGTTCACCGGCGGAACGGACGACGGTGCACCCAAAGGCCGGCGATTCCTGGTCACCTCACCGCTTTTCCATATCGCCAGCCTGCACAACTTGGTGATTCCGCGCCTGGTCACCGGCGACACCTGCGTGATCTACCAGGGCGGTTTCGACGCCGACCGGGTGCTGCGGCTCATCGAAGCCGAACGCATCACCAACTGGGGCGCCATGCCCACCATGGCGACCCGCATGCTCGAAGTCGATCTGTCGAAATACGACCTGTCCTCGCTGGCCGCGTTCTCACTGAACTCCGCGCCGTCCTCGGCGGCGTTGCAGAACAAGCTGCGCGAGCAGCTTCCGGTGGCCCGGACCGCGCTGGTGACCAGTTACGGCATGACCGAATGCTCCACCGCCGCAACCATTGCCGCACCGCAGGAGCTGGCCGCGTTCCCGGATACCGTGGGTCGCCCCGTGATCGGCGTGAGCCTCGAAATCCGGGATGCGGCAGGCGAACCCGTCGCCGAAGGCGTCGAGGGCGAGATCTGTGTCCGCAGCCAGTACGTGATGCTTGGCTACTGGAACGACGACAAAGCCACCGCCGCCGCGATCACCCCCGACCGCTGGCTGCGCACCGGCGATATCGGCATTCTCGAGCAGGGCCGGCTCCGGCTGTCCGGCCGCCGTTCGGATCTCATCCTGCGCGGCGGTGAGAACGTCTACCCGACCGAGGTCGAGCAGGCCCTCGACGAGCATCCGGCGGTCCGCGAGAGCGCCGTCGTCGGCGTGCCCGACGACGACCTCGGCCAGCAGGTCGCCGCGCTGGTCGTGGTCGACAACCCGGACGCCACCACCGAACAGGAACTGACCGCGTTCGCCGAGGAACGGCTCGCGTATTACAAGGTGCCCGCCCGCTGGCGGCTCACCACCACCCCGCTGCCCCGCAATGCCACCGGCAAGGTCATGCGGAGCGGTCTCGAAGTCTGAGAAGCCATGTACGACACCATCATCAAGGGCGGCCGCTGGTTCGACGGCACCGGTGCGCCCTCCGCGGTCCGCCACCTCGGGATCCGGGACGGG encodes:
- a CDS encoding sodium:solute symporter family protein, translated to MADGQLRLDAAPVDYALVALYFVFVLGIGLLARSRVSSSIDFFLSGRSLPAWVTGLAFISANLGAVEIMGMSANGAQFGFPTFHYFWIGAVPAMLFLGVVMMPFYYGSKVRSVPEFMRRRFGTGAHLVNALSFAIAQVLIAGVNLYLLGSIVNVLLGWPLWISVIVAAVVVLSYITLGGLSAAIYNEVLQFFVIVAALLPLTLVGLHRVGGWDGLKDKVSGSPGGSAQLSSWPGNELSGFTDNFLSVLGIVFGLGFVLSFGYWTTNFVEVQRALATHSISAARRTPILGAYPKMFIPLIVVIPGMISAVLVPQMAEFKQAKAADPDYSGDVKYNDALLYLMKEVLPNGLLGVGLAGLLAAFMAGMAANISAFNTVFSFDLWQQYVVKEKPDHYYLTVGRMATVGATFAAIFTAMIAGNFSNIMDYLQTLFSFFNAPLFATFILGMFWKRMTPTAGWMGLVCGTLSAVTVFLMHEAGVFTLSGQGASFVAAGVAFAVDIVVSVAVTMVTQPKPAAELVGLVYSETPEEMRTDPEQASLPWYQRPVLLAGIALVLVIVLNVLAG
- a CDS encoding pyruvoyl-dependent arginine decarboxylase, producing MIHTTPRSGLLGLQWIDRRLRPPLGRIRAAHTGVPSDDGAPLTIEIGAATGVGPTMMSAFDAALRELGVGDANLIRLSSVIPPRAVLERGERVRKPIAWGDRLYCVYAVQHATEVGVSAAAGIGWVLRDDGSGAGLFVEHEAETPEEVEHLIRTSLHDMTANRPESFGPVQLSITATRCAGDPACALVLAAYHTTPWS
- a CDS encoding GGDEF domain-containing protein → MTVSEEQATNEPIFFGMPWCALLLVGASAMIALPLVIDSQALALLTVLVVVGSAQVMIAIGLRRHRPAQPLPWYLLFVSAGLSGVGTALREFTSDSVSPFDDLFTLAGYCGIGVAATLWLRPRQVRGNYDLLLDSALIGLGALLASWTFLISPILQTGANTADTAAAAIYPVLDALLLTLVAHSVATSARSDTSLRLLHVALFAMLVGDLGYSLDTVGTATFGHEVLVTPLLIGYAIGGVAALHPTMTYIGGQRRIHPHHSRQRASFIAVALIVASLVPVVGSGLGTVDRVVVSSLFALLLIGVLVRSERAIQRSQRSERRAQYQADHDMLTGLLNRAALLRALNRNSEHWAGQPLCLLFIDLDGFKGVNDSYGHAVGDELIANAASRIRRVVRRDDVVARYGGDEFVVLAPLGRQEAAMLAERLLGAFVRPFELSAGEVPITTSVGIACTGPRTSDASIYDLIREADSAMYHAKEYGLGYAFHDDMRHTATPASTWKTQQPVSRRGVATPAPAPAEAGRRSWRPASRTTSTAV
- a CDS encoding DUF6319 family protein — translated: MPSPRTKPKPLSDTEIQQIASDIAGGRPPMVWFTAAAVGVPEGRSGKVIALGDPADGDFLQVRPTGSKDVLSFSPTEVTLTKPPRNPEKAASSRTAQPKSTRKESTVTQPSTMSSAANQPAPAPVADIMKPIGAQPESGESGTDAKAAAKPAAAKPVKSTAVRKAKAPEVTVTLNGTSDGEWTVEVINGKKRTVRGLPVQSSAVAQAAKILHPEVAEVVSGILDAARQVQEQKVAALQAELEQARRLLDELAD
- a CDS encoding TetR/AcrR family transcriptional regulator: MSSVTKASLRDEQKLQTRAKLIEGAKALFSGQGYASVRVDDIAAAVGCSRATFYLHFTGKLDILRAVAEQSTAPSALHFYEDLDRVLDTGSRAEFVAWMTRAIEWFQEYKDLLPAWDEATALEPEFREIAKQGILALPNAMTSYLARWPADRKDEARLRVELLVAQLERFFTRWAMQGTIDVTAAQAAEVLTDIWFPALQAPR
- a CDS encoding NAD(P)/FAD-dependent oxidoreductase; this translates as MTPQNFPRVCVIGAGPSGITAAKRLHEYGIPFDCFEASDEVGGNWYFKNPNGMSACYQSLHIDTSKFRLAFEDYPAPDDWPDFPHHSQLFEYFKNYVDHFGLRDKITFNTKVTAAERQSDGSWLVTTSDGRARGYDALIVCNGHHWDPRTPDYPGKFDGVLMHSHAYNDPFDPVDMRGKKVVVVGMGNSGLDIASELSRRYLAEKLIVSARRGVWVLPKYVNGTVGDKRSMPAWMPRKLGLKLRQRFVRKFRGDMEFYGLPKPDHEPFEAHPSASEEFLYRAGCGDIAFKPAIIALEGSRVRFADDSTEEVDVIVCATGYHISFPFFSDPELLPDSDNRLPLFKHMMKPGVDNLFYLGLAQPLPTLVNFAEQQSKLVAAYLTGKYLPPSEQEMHTTIEADEQAKRERYYNSPRHTIQIEFEPYVRDMIKEMARGAKRAAATGNALPVPVRVLEPAE